ACGTCGCCGGCGCGTGGAGATTCGTGCAGTGCAACTGGGGAGCTCGACACTTGGTGAACGCGAAAGATGCTCCCAAGCCGGGGAACAGAGGGAAGAGTGATAGTTTAAGGTTGGTAAAAGCTTCTGGAAAGCTGTTTAGTTGGtcttaaataggtataaaaaattTTGAAATGCCATCAGATTAATAACATCGGTCACAGAAAAGTGatgaaataatatacttattgcatttaAATTCTTATATTCACACCTGGCGATAGTTACCCATAGGTACTCGACTAAAACGACGTTATACGTACGAAAATGAGGAGAAGTGCCTTGTTGGTTGAGACATAGCGTAGGTATTGTAAATTGATAACCGGAGAAAGCTAAACGATCCTGTACCTACCAAAACATGGGTatagtacgcggtagaaaataatgtacaccaacctttagaaggacatGATGACATGAcaggatttgtagagcattgtctctgtcgttgaaacaaagacgaaatgtcattctaaaggccaaacattattttctgccgcgtattgcaCCCACTGGATACACTTCCCtttcttaggtacctacctatttagaagAAGCCCCACGTTGGGCTTCAATTTGTTGGCGCCCAACGTGGAGCCAATTTAACCTACTATCCAAAATCATATCAGAGCAGATATTGGACAAGCTTTCAGGGTTTTTCTGACTCCACAGATACGAGTATGACGACCACTACTTCCTGACGGACCCGCGGGAGTTCATCTACGAGTTCTACCCGCTGCAGCCGGACTGGCAGCTTCTCAAGACGCCCATCACTCTGCACGACTTTGAAGAGCTACCGTTCGTGCGTTCGCTGTTCTTCCGCTATGGACTCTACTTCAGCGATCCTAACACTAAGGCTGTTATGTTCACTGACTCCACGGGTgaggaaaatataattattaaactgTTTTTGATACCATTTCGGACGATACTTacctaagtgatgatgccgtctaaataatatacttttattgATTTTGGTATGTAGTATAAGACTGAAACGCGCCAAAAGGAAAGCTCCTATCTCTTTACCAACTCTCAATTTTTTAGAGGATCTCACTACTAGTTCAGAAAGTATCACGGACCACCGGGAGTATTACCCCCTGAAATCAAACAGGCTTAACGCCAGTTTTGCGCGGCTAAATGGGGATTAATCCCCATTTATCCGCGCAGCAAGATTTATGCTTGACTAACTACTTTGATTAATTTGtcatgtaaaatttaaataaccGAGATGAAAATGTTCTCCTGAATCTCTTTTGGTGACGAAACCGGTATGGTTTTTCTGGTAATTTGTCCGGTGAAAGGCTTAATTAAAGCCTACAAATTATACACATATATCTGGACATCAAGACAATGTGAGTTAGTGACCTAAGAGACCAATTATTTTGCggattttatttagttttctataGGTTAGTGTATGTATTGCGCAGGTGCGGCGACTATGCGCATAGCCATGCCGGCACACATGCAGAGCTCGCTCATCTTCCACTACAACCTCAAGTTCTACGACACTGAGGGCGACGGCTTCGACGGCGTCAGTCTCAAGCGGTTTGTTATGCAGGTACTTTCATTTATCACATAATTCCTTCAATTTTGACTTCGTTCACTGCCTCGGTGATCAAGTGGCTAACTTCGGGCCATGAGGTCACGGATTTCAGTCCTAGTTCGGCAGTTGGAAAGTTGATGGCATTTACATGCTTCAGAGAGCAAGTATTCTTTAAATCTCTTTATTCTTTAATCtttatttgcattcatgtcttacgtcttaaaatataatattatcatattattacaacatgggcattgcaaaatataacattttacatttgtacatctaaatatataaaaggaaaaggtgactgactgactgactgatctatcaacgcacagctcaaactactggacggatcgggctgaaatttggcatgcagatagctattatgacgtaggcatccgctaagaaagtatttttgaaaattcaacttcaagggggtgagataggggtttgaaatttgtgtagtccacgcggacgaagtcgcgagcataagctagttacatataaatCACAATTACAATAAATCACAAAGTACGATGTTAGTTCTGCGGCTGATCTCTCCGGTTTAGGCTTTCCCTTGGAAAAATCTCCCTATAGCTATACTCCTGTAGAAATATTCACGATGTTCAATTAGCTCAACATATTCGGACGTGTAAGCAAATGTCATAGCATCGATGCAACACTGCTGATCAATTGCGGAAAAACTGTATCAATTTATCATTACAATTTTCAATTGTTGTgaattgtgattggctgaattcatgGTGTCCTTGTTGCAAACAATGtattgcagccaatagtgagcgagcgtcaaccaaccagaggtgattgcaatcgtgacatcagtacctacccatattataaatgcgaaagtgtgtttgtttgtttgttggtttattggtttgtccttgaatcacgtcgcaacggtgcaacagattgacgtgattttttgcatggttatagataaagacctggagagtgacataggctactttttatcccggaaaatcaaagagtttccacgggatttttaaaaacctaattccacgcggacgaagtcgcgggcatcagctagttgtagcTATAATTTGACCGTAATCGAGCCGCTGATGATAACTTATTTGCAGTCAGTGGTAGGCAACGTGGTCTCGTTCCGTGTACACGCGCCCTGCAGCGGCGCCTTCTTGCTGGACATCTTCGCGAATGCGGTAACGCCCCGGGAGTACCTCACCGGAGAACCCATGAAGTTCAAGAGCGTTTGCAAATTTAAGGTAACCACTAAAGTAAAAATCGAGCTAAATAAATCCTTTTGTTGTTGCATCCATCACCAAGCAAACACGGCCCTAAGACCCGTTTCGACCATAAGGCAGATAGGCGGAGATGTGTTTAATATACCAataagatataatataattgatagATGACTTTTTCACATCATCgtctatacttaatatgattGGTCTTGACGGATACCGGGCTTAAAACTTGAAGATGACTTCAGACATCAGTTTGTCTAGTGCGTTAACTATTTGAATACAGACTTTAAAATTGGTTTTGAAGTCCTCTCTGGCGTAGAAGTGCGACTGAAAAGATCCAGAATTCGATTTCAGTAGGCTAAAAGAGTAGAGTTCGCATAAATTTGAACATTTAAGTAAGGAAGGACCATCAGGTCCTTCCTCACTTAAATGTTCAAATTTACTCTAAAAGTGAATTCAATTCTCAAGAAATTATCCTTAATAGGAAAGACTAGCGCACATAGTTGCCCAGGTTCTGTTCGACCCGTTGTACCATCGCAGTTTCTTTGGTGACAGATTTGCTGCGCAGAACTACAAACGGTCATGGTACCTTTACCCGACTGTGCAAGCGGCGAGTGGGGTCCCACGAAGGCTACAAGACTTTTTGGACTAGTTCCCATTACTCATCAGGTACGTAAAAGATATTGTTCAAGATCGTAAAGACATGAATTATCTTCATCCCAGAAAAATCTGATTGCAAAACTATtcattagatttagataaataaagtaGATATAGGCTTTGTCTTTGCACAGAATGCTTACTCCGTTTGAGTAAATAGCAATTATTGTTACGGCGCAATAAAGTCCAATTCAGTTTGCACAGCGCCGCGGCCTGAAATTTAGAAAACGCCTCTTTTTCTAAGCGTAAACTTTTATCTCTTATCTATCTCATAAGAGTGAGTGAGAGCCATGGAAGGGCCGTGCAACTAGGCATGTTTCACGCATCACGTGACCAAGTAGGTAAGTCCAAACTGGTCTTAGCCGTGTCACAGGACTCACAGGACTCAAGGCTATAGGACATCACAACAAATCCAATATGGCGCAGTAAAAATAAGTAAGATAAGCTGATACGATCTACcctcattttttatatttcaggaGGCGCTAGTTTTCGCGGGTCGTGAACTAGAGATCCAGTTCCGCATGTCGCGGCCGCTAGCGGACTTCATGGCCACGCTTCACAAGAACGGCGTGGACGAGAAGCGGCTCTCCAAATACGTGCAGCAGAATGTGGTCGACGACATTGTCAACTTTTACATCACTTTCCCTGAAGAGGGTAGGTGCAGTTTTGTTAATTGTTCTTTTGTTGGTTCTACAAAAATACTTAGCTATTAGGTAAAGCCCGGATGGTATTTTAACCGTGGAGTTCTTTAGCACTCTATGGCCGAGAGCACTTTGGAATGGATGCGTTTTTGTATGAATTGAGTATTGACTCATGCGAACACGCACAAAAAATTCCGATCTTCCATGTACCTATTATGGGATGGGTAGACTAAATCTAAAAGCGACTAAATCGCACCCAGTCTTCGCGCTTCTATCGGCTCGGAAGGGCAGGATTATTATAAGACTGTCCAAACGTTACTTTACGATGAAGCTGCCGCATATCGATTCCTATCGATATATACTCGTACTATGGTAAGAGTGTCCACACCGCGCGATTTTTCATGCAAAACTCTGACAGAATATGCAGCCTTTCGCGCGCTTCATACAAATTCTACGTCACAGGATTTTGCATACCTAAAATTTTGCAATACGCTGCTTATCACTTTTTACAATGTATAAATAATTGATGCACTTTACTTTTATGAGTACCTACCAATTTTggtgtaggtattattttaactgcatatacctacataaaacctTAATTCCACACATATTTGGTCTATTCCAGGTCAATACGGACTGGACATATACACTCGGGAACGTGGAGGCCCCACTGCTATACATCAAAACGGATCTACGGAGAAAGAGAAGCACCTCTTGACGCATTGCTGCAAGTATCTCATCAATAGCAGCAAGAGAAACTGACATGCCTCATTGAAAAACAGCCAATAGGCTTTGTTTCAAGTCTTGTAGATCACGAACACTGCAGTTTATAAGCCTGCGCAGTAGTGATTTTAATGTATCATCCATAtgattacagtgcgacaaggcaatCTGggtgcgtggcgaaaatcgtaactaacgttgctgtcaagtgtcccctttgtagttgtttgaatattctaagcctttgttctccgacagcgcccccctgtcaatgtcactcaagtgccatgagagccttgtcgcactgtagtgtgAGCTTTTAAATCTCATCTaatgttgatagaattcgatcGTCCAAACACTTTAGCGTAAAGTAAAATGGGCCTTAACAgccttattttaaagttgaaGTTCGTTCATAGATCTACAGTCAGCGTTCCAAGCGGAaacttgcgaaattaaaatcggtggtactgaattttttacGTTAAACTAAGACCttgtaggtccattttactacTCTCTATGATTCGACTTTCAAACCTCGAATTGCGATGGTGAgctgtaaaatcttatactaagcacactgaaaGGCGATGATGGGGAGGAAGTAGCCGCATTTCCTCTATTTTAACTCAACTTATTGGATTTTGGACAACGCATTGGCGTTACTAGGATCTTTATCTTAATAGAGTTTTCTCAAGTTTTAGAGTAGTGCCTGGCAAACATGTTGAGAAAATGCACAATATCGATTTTTAGGTCTGCGCGGACTGCGTGGAAGCACGCAGTTTGTTTCTATCAGCCCTGGTTCAACTTTCCCCCACTACACCGCGCCGCTTTTACTCAAACTGTTTGCCaagcaatgtggctaattctgctTTAACAATCAAATCAAACAATCTCGGAACTAAACTAAATGATAGTCTAAATGCTAATCGCTATCCCTTTCAAAATACTCcgtgtggaaaaggatagcactagatttaaacctcttaatttagttttgtttcGCATTGTATCTGCATCTGTACTCGGTGgtgtaaaattgaaaatagataATTGTCAGAAAGTTATATGGTATGATAgaagtttattattttagttaattaataataagaaatatATCCAAATGTAGATATTAATAGGAAATAAAAGCCGTCcattaacataaattgtttaTTGAGTAGttaatacattatattataattttatacatatttttttgtaaatgttttatttttaatcgataattttattttttaagtactCTCTAGGTTGTGCTAGTGCAATCTAATTGCATTTTGTGTAATTTATGACAAAAACATCAATTCACTGGTATTTTTAACAATGTGAGCTCATAATATTTCAGTACTTATAGactaatttattcatttttgcAAGTATGACAATAATCTATACTTTTGATTTAATATAATCAAGTTTccaaaatatttgaaaacaaaaaaaaattcagagaataggaaaaaataatttatttttcttgaagaattgtttagtaaaaaaaaattcaaattaattcaTTAGTAAAAAAgaaattgtttagaaaaatataaagtctTAAGAAAAACACTTTTAGATGTACAGTTTCACATTTAACACAAAAAGATATTTGGAAAACAGTAAAATATATATCAGATTACTTCACTTACGCTTAACCCATAAGATTAGTTAGGTTAAGAATTTATatcgaaataataattttaacattgcATTAATAAATACGTAATTTAtactatacttattattttattatatacgaacaatatattgtaaatttttataaaatatatggcatgttatttttctaatattttcgTTTAATTTAGTATCTAATCAGATCCTTATAAATAGTCTTATGTTATTTGAGCACCGATTTAAGTGGGACGGAAAATGTGGCGAATTTTTTGTGTGCAAAACAGCACACAGGCAGATTCTAATGTTTttctctaaatttagagtatttgcatctttttttttagagCTACAAAAATTTTCCAAGAGAGAGTCAGACttgtacacgaagggttccgtacccttgTACAAgatactagcgacccgtcccggcttcgcacgggtagcttattacaatttttgtagggatctccaataaaaaaaaatatagcgtgtcactcaggaataatgtagctttttactggtgaaagaattttctaaatcagttcagtagttccagtgATTACGctctaaaaacaaacaaactttacctgTTTATAATATTTCAAGCATTTATGCGtataaaatgacttctcacgcgccattttaactttatgtgtcaaatttcttatcaaaagtacgatttagtccttattttaaaggtgaaccgtactttcgacatgacagttaacccatagagttaaaatggcgcgtaaaagtcattttgtacggactatatacaaGTAACTAAATATACTAAACGAGTCCATTGTTAGCGTTGAGCGTGGCGCGTTGCTCCACGCCTCGTATGAGGGTCCCCAACAGACCCTCCATCTCGTTCGCCGTCTCCCGCAGTTGAGTGTTGTCGAAACACGAGTCTGAAGCCACCATTACATTTAAGTTGTATATTCATTCTTTTTCTGCATTTTATTTCTTCCGGTGGGTCTACGCTAGACGAACCGAGCACGAGCGAAGCACAAGCGGAGCCGTTCTCGGCTTCGTCGTTCGCGGCGTCAAGTGTGGACGTACAACGATCACTGTCCTCGATCACTGCGAGCGCAAAGCAAATCCCCTTATGTTCGTCAAAAAACCGACAACAGGCGGAACGCAGTCGAGCACGAACAAAATGCTCGCAGCGCGCTCGTTCGAGGCTTGTAAGTCGGCCCACACTAGACGAATTGTGTTCGGCTTGCGCTCGGTTCGCCAGGCGTAGACCCACCTTTACGATCCGTCTTCGAGGCTTCACACGGGTAATTAATaagttattacaattttcgtaggaacctcaaatttttttgaaaataatattagcctACTAGATCacgcccgcgactccgtccgcgtggatttaggttttttaaaatcccatgggaactctttaattttccggggtaaaaattagcctattACCTTCCcggggatataagctaactctgtaccaaatttcaccgaaatcggtttaacggatgggccgtgaaagctagcagacagacagacacactttcgcatttataatattaagtatggaggGTTACAATTTTCGAAATCCGTACTCCGTATCAGTGGAAACTGTGTaagtggagcggagcggagctgaACGGACtttctaataaaatacttaaatgaaCACGCGGCCCCGAGCCGGACAGAACGTAGTCGAGCGAGCTGTGGGCACAAACCGGAGGGGGACGGTGCAGCGCATCGGGTAGGGTAGACCAATCTGACTGATCGGAACACGGCTCGATGCAGCTCAAGTCTGCTCGGCTCAGCTCCACTCCACCCCGCTCCGCTTCAATGGAAACACTTGCCACTTTTCTCTGCTCCTCTGCGCTCCACTCTGTCCAAATACGCCCTTAAGCTACGACTGATACGCCACTTACCATCCATAGCGAAGTTGTTAGTGAGTATCTGTTGCAGTCTATCCAACACCGTGTCCAGGTCCGCGTTGAGTTCCCTCATCTTGTCGTTACTGTTCTCCACAGAGCGAATGTCTGCAGCAAAGCGCTTCTCTGTGGCCGATATACTGTGGTTGCTTTCCAGTTTTGTTTTAGTTGTATTTCGTTTATTAGAAGATTCCGTTTctgaaacagttttttttaaatcaatacttataataaaactgtaatactttatatatttatttgcattttaagcaattaaatatcacttgctttagcggaggaaaacatcgtgagggaaccggcatacctgagagttccccataatgttctcaaatgttaAGTtagcagtgaaggaaaacatcgtgaggaaaccggcataccTGAGATTtcctcataatgttctcaaatgttaagttagcggtgaaggaaaacatcgtgaggaaaccggcatacctgagagtttcccataatgttcacaaatgTTAAGTtagcagtgaaggaaaacatcgtgaggaaaccggcataccTGAGATTtcctcataatgttctcaaatgttaagttagcggtgaaggaaaacatcttgaggaaaccggcatacctgagagttccccataatgttctcaaatgttaagttagcggtgaaggaaaacatcgtgaggaaaccggcatacctgagagtttcccataatgttcacaaatgttaaattagcggtgaaggaaaacatcgtgaggaatccggCCTACCTGAGAGTttcccataatgttcacaaatgttaaattagcggtgaaggaaaacatcgtgaggaaaccggcatacctgagagtttcccataatgttcacaaatgttaaattagcggtgaaggaaaacatcgtgaggaatccggCCTACCTGAGAGTttcccataatgttcacaaatgttaaattagcggtgaaggaaaacatcgtgaggaaaccggcatacctgagagtttcccataatgttctcaaatgttaaattagcggtgaaggaaaacatggtgaggaaaccggcatacctgagagtttcccataatgttcacaaatgttaaattagcggtgaaggaaaacatcgtgaggaatccggcctacctgagagttccccataatgttctcaaatgttaAGTTTGCCGACTATGGtctaaaccgttctcattcAATCCGCCACTAAGAAGTTTCGATAATCTAAGCTAAGCAACACTTACCATTGTACCAATTGCTCATATCATTCATAGACACAGTAGAAATGCTATCCGATGTGGCATGAACCACCACAGGTTTCAAGGCATCTCCCGACATAGTCAACAAATGCTGACTATCAGGTTTGTCCGCCACTGAGAAGTTTCCAGAATCCAAGCTGAGCACCCTCGGCTGGTTTTTGGCATTTTCGGTGACTTTTGATTGTTTCTCGTCTACTATTGGTATGGGACTGAAGAGGTCGAATGCTTGAGGTCGTTCCAATTTTTCAGATTTGGTTTCAGGTGGAAAGTTGTCCGGGTTGAGGAAATTATCCTGAAATGAAGATTGAGCTAAGTACAACTCGTCGGAAATAAGGTTCGTCCGCTGTAAGGTCCGTCAcgcgtcggtctgtctgtctgtcaacgggctgtatctcgtgaactgtaataggtagagatagAGAGAAGactttgcaatatttttttgttttttttttaagtagatatagcgagcaaacgagcaggcacatcacctgatgttaagtgattacccccgcccatgaacatttgcagcaccagaggagccgccgatgcgttgccggccttttaggaatttgttggtccgccccttgaataaccccatgttataatctagtgggaacaccgccgatgggagttggttccacagtttgcacgtgcgtggaaagaaggatttggcacagcggacggtcgaagtgcaccagacacccagatggtgagggtgaaattcctaaCGGTGGCGCGCTATTTGTTACAATGTCtacattttataaaagtaaaacttACCTTCAATGTCTTGAGCCTGGCGATTTGTGCGGATATCTGATTGTAGTACACCTCTGCCTTGCCTTTTAACTGCTCGTCACTGTCTTTGTCGCCGGCTTTGGCCACTGTGTCCAGCTGATCCATCAGATCTTTGAGAGCTCTAAAATTATTTGAGGTAATAATACGGTATTTAACACCAAGCGAGAAATAATTTAacaatgtataaacaagatactatcagcaataagcaatcgaaaaatgttactttcagcttatccatactaatattataaatgcgaaagtgtgtctgtttgtctgtccgtctgtctgtctgtctgttagccttttacagcccatccgttccaccgattttcatgaaatttggtacagagatagcttgcatcctggggaaggacatagactttttatcccggaaaatcaaagattctcatgggatttttaaaaaacgaaaTCCAATCCagaaagtcgcgggaatcatctagtaaaatataaagattcattttttttatctgtacctactaaaaatattttaaacgcaCGAAGCTAGTTCCAAACTAATTCAAAGAATTAAGTGgagattaaactaatttaatcacaAAAAATCCAAACTAAATCTTCAATATTACAATACGCGgaagaaaatattgtacttcgacctttagaaagagatagcggtttcgtagagcgttgtctctgtcgttgagaccgacaaaacgtcacataggtatgagtgacagagacaaagctctacaaagctaaaatatcattttaaaggtaaatgtatagtacgcggccgaaagtaatgtacatcagcctttagaattatattttggctttgtagagcgttgtctctgtcactcatatctgacattttgtcgttctcaactacagagacaacgctctacaaatctgctatctccttctgaagttcgatgtacattactttctgcagcgtactgtacaatattttttcccGGCTACTGTAACTCcataattttttgaatttctTTTAACAACTCAACAGTAGTGtcatattttacttacttagtgTCATTTTCCATGTTAGTAATAATATCCTGCAGCGTCATGGCTGGATTGTTAGTTTTATTTCCCGAAGCCTTGCCCACCGTCGACGTAAATATCGCCGGCTTTTCTTTGCTTTTGAGCGAACCTTGTCTTGTATGTTTGTTCTTTTTATCCTTTTTACTCGTCTTTTTCTTTCTTGTCTTCGTGCAGAAGAAAAATCTTTTCATGCCTTTTATGAAGCTGAGGCATTCAGGAGCTTTGATctaaaacataattaaaaactaCATTATAGAAACTATTCTTTTTACCATAACTAAAACTGTTATTTTTTCTGTATCTTCTTTttagtcgtattcctcattgctgagggttgtgaccCCTTTTCCTTAATTCTATAATGGTTATAATGGTTTGGTTGTGTTCTTTTGAGATaaatccttccgcatacaactctactaagagaacgagatttctactctaagttaattatttacagttatgatcagatgttagtgataataactggGTTCGACAGCATAATCGAGGCGTGTTTCGCTTCCTTCGTGGAAACGAGAAGGCCAAATTCGGACCTCCAAAgttggtcacccatccagttaccgacttgggccaacgttgcttaacaatcgcaatcgattggTATGTGTTGTCACAACTCAATTTTGATTATTACTTAGAAAAAGATATTTGTATACTGTACCTCTCCATCGATTAGCTCTTGCACTAAATGGGTCTTCTTATGACTGGGAACACCTGACAAGTCCTTGCCATATAAATAACACTTTTCACAAAAGTTAACATCGTTACACTTTGCACATCTGAATTTCAGcacctgaaaattaaaaaaaaaatattttaactccAACAAAGAggcaaaaaagaaaaatatacgaGTTCAGCAAATTCTAGCTTTAAAATTTTGCAATGTAATATTACTTTATACGAAAGGACATCCaacaagaaaggatttttgagaattcaacccctaagggggtaaaataggggtttgaaagtgtagtcaacgcggacgaagtcgcgagcataagtttgttttttttatattttctttggaatagtatgAGAAATCACGTCATTAATTGTCTATTATCGTGGCAACTGCCTGCAAGACACCTTTgaactttaataaattaaaataatgaaggtctggtcCTCACAGGCTCTTTAATTAAAACTACTTCTAACTATTCTTTACACTGCACTGAGCCATCAAACACTGGTATAACAAAGCGCGTCCCATACTGTTAGTAGAGTATGTATGTGAGActcaagggcggatccagctttggtgccaggggggggtcacgtagtcgtggtcaagtcacaacatctcgacctcttgcgacaggtcgagttggttgGTTGGTAATCGGGCtatgacgagcgggggttgggggggacgccccgcacacccgcacgcagggccgtctttaacctattggacgccctgggcacattagaataacggggcccctatgatcttgacagagtaggtactattttcttggaataggcaaagaaagcagacaagtcacgttctagacgtattataaatgcgaatgtttctatctatctgttatcttttcaaagtccatattctaaatcagaatttggtactattcagagatagtttacactcggaaacggctttttatcccggaaaattaaagggttgtcacggaaattttaaaaactaaatct
Above is a window of Maniola hyperantus chromosome 20, iAphHyp1.2, whole genome shotgun sequence DNA encoding:
- the LOC117992053 gene encoding dystrophin-like — its product is MELLKWKKVENEAGYPCYIDETNGRQHYDHPQFSRILKSLEEYNDIKYSAYRIAFKLFALQKSLKVPPLRISSGVFSRHQLSLSESSLSLDTAELEAVLADIYFAAEKEGLFSGDVDLAVDLLINLLLNVYDEERKTSIRVLATKTILILLSEESIAEKWQALANCCADHNGCVSPRRLAALLAHVTALPKYLGCQCDHLQGDLDSCFAKNAGMLGVSSQAVAEWGVTSCSSTRWLGVVQRVVDSRSSANVSAACSACGQPLIQVLKFRCAKCNDVNFCEKCYLYGKDLSGVPSHKKTHLVQELIDGEIKAPECLSFIKGMKRFFFCTKTRKKKTSKKDKKNKHTRQGSLKSKEKPAIFTSTVGKASGNKTNNPAMTLQDIITNMENDTKALKDLMDQLDTVAKAGDKDSDEQLKGKAEVYYNQISAQIARLKTLKDNFLNPDNFPPETKSEKLERPQAFDLFSPIPIVDEKQSKVTENAKNQPRVLSLDSGNFSVADKPDSQHLLTMSGDALKPVVVHATSDSISTVSMNDMSNWYNETESSNKRNTTKTKLESNHSISATEKRFAADIRSVENSNDKMRELNADLDTVLDRLQQILTNNFAMDDSCFDNTQLRETANEMEGLLGTLIRGVEQRATLNANNGLV